Genomic segment of Deltaproteobacteria bacterium:
TGCAGACCTCTCCCTTAGCCACTTGGGTACGCCGCCCTAGGGAGGCGACGTCGTACCATGCGGTCGTCCCGACCGGCAAGGCGCCTCCGCCCGCCCGATCCGCGATTGCCTGGACGCCGCATCGGGCTTAGATGTCGAGACGTGCCGACGATCACGCGTCTCGCAACGGCTTGGCTCCTGGTTCTCCTGATCGGCCCTCCGGCTCGCGGCGAGGTCTACCGCTGGGTCGACGAACACGGAGTGACGCATCTCGACGACACGCTCGGGAACGTCCCCGAGACGGCGCGGGGCGACGCGAAGGTCTTCCAGTCGCGAGCCGCTCCCGCCCCGGCGAGCCCTTCGGGACCCGCGCAAGCCGCCTTCGCGAACGGGATCGCGCGCGACCTCGGGCTCGTCGCGAGCGACACCCAGGACGCGGTCTCCACGCTCGGGCTCGTCGGCATCTATCCGAGCGCGGGATGGCATCCGGCCGGGCCGCTGACGCCGACGATCGTCGAGGAAGTCGCGCGCGCGGCGCGCGCGGCGGCGCGGGCGCGGCGACTGCCGCAGGCGGAGGCGAGCGTCGAGGCCTCGGTGCTGCGCATCGCTGCGGGGCTCGGCGTCGCGGGGCCGCCGCCGAGCGCGGCGCCCGAGCCCGCGGTCGCCGAGCCTCCGACGATCGTCGTCGCCCCCAACATCGTGGTCGAGCCTCCGCCCCAGCAGACGGTCGTCGTCCACACCGTCGAGCGCGAGCGCACGCCGGTGCTGACGCATTGGGGCTGGGATCCTGGGTTCGGTGGCGGCATCCCGTTCGCGCCGATTCCGAGCGGTCCACAGGGGCCGATTCCGGATCGGATCACGCCGCTCTCGAACCCCGCCGGGCACCTGCGCGGGCCGGCCGTGCCTCCGCGTCCCGGTCCGCAGCCGTTCCGCCGCCCGCTCACGTTCTGAACGACGCACCGCCCGTCGCTGGCGCCGCGCCGCGCGTCTGGCTATCACGCCGAAGGCGCCCGCCCGTGCGGGTCTCGCCCTGGAGGATGCCATGAAGCTCGATACGGTCTTCGCCCCGACCTCGCTGGCCGACGTTCCCGCGCTCGCGCGCGCCGCCGACGAGATCGGCTTCGCCGGCCTCTGGACCGCCGAGACGAGCCACGATCCGTACCTGCCGTTGGCGCTCGCGGCGGAACACAGCGAACGCATCGAGCTCGGGACGTCGATCGCGGTCGCGTTTCCGCGCAGCCCGCTCGTCCACGCGCAGATCGCCTGGGACCTCGCGGCGCAGTCGAGGGGCCGGTTCGTCCTCGGTCTCGGCACGCAGGTCAAGGGCCACAACGAACGGCGCTTCGGAATCACCTGGGATGCGCCCGGCCCGCGCCTGCGCGAGATGATTCTCTGCATCCGGGCCATCTGGGACTGCTGGCAGAACGGCACGAAGCCGCGTTTCGAGGGCAAGCACTACCGCTTCACGCTGATGACGCCCTTCTTCAGCCCCGGCCCCATCACGCACCCCCGCGTCCCGATCTGGATCGCGGGCGTGAACACCTACATGCTCGAGCTCGCGGGCGAGCTGTGCGAGGGGCTCCACGTCCATCCGTTCCACTCGATCCGCTATCTGCGCGAGTCGCTCCTGCCCGAGGTCGAGCGCGGCCTCGCCAGGGGCGGACGGAAGCGGAGCGACATCGCTCTGGCGACCAGCGCCTTCGTGATCGCGGGCGACACCGACGAGGAGATCGCGCGCGCGAAGGACGCCGTCCGGATGCAGCTGGCGTTCTACGCGTCGACGCGCGCATACGCACGCGTGCTGGAAACGCACGGCTGGAGCGCTACGTCCGCGCGACTCAACGAGAAGGCGGCCAAAGGCGACTGGGGCGGCATGGCGAGCGAGATCACCGACGAGATGCTCGACGTCTACGCCGTGACGGCGCGGTGGGACGAGGTCGCGGGCAGGGTCCGGGCGCGCTACGAGGGCATCCTCGACCGCGTCGCGCTCTATCTGCCGTTCCGTCCCGGCGACGACACCGAGCGCTGGCGCCGGATCGTACGCGCGTTCGCGTGAAGCGTCCGCGCCTCGGCGGGGTCACGCGCATCGTCTTCGCGCTCGAGGGCGGCCGCCGCATCGTGAAGGTCCAGGGCGCCGGCCTGGCGGAGGCCGAGCGCCGCCATCTGCGTCAGCTGGTCCGCCCGCTCGCGATCCGGACCGGGGTCGTGACGATCAAGCGGGACTGGCTCGGCCGGCGGCGCGTCGCCTTCAGCCGCGACATTCCGGACCCGATGCAGCAGGTCGTCCGCAATCTCGTGGGCAACTTGTCCCGCCTGCGCTCGCTCTGACACACGGGCTGTGCCGCCCGCGCGCCGCCGCGTACCACACGCGCGGGAAAACCCAGGAACGGCGCATGCACCGGCGGTGGCATGGACTTCGCACTCGCAAAAGCACGTCCGCGGCGAGCGGAACGACTCATGCCGATGCCGACTGCCCACGCTTCCGTCTCCTCCTCCTCCCCCGCTCACGACCTTCCGCTCGCCGCGGCCGCCGCATTGCTCTCTCTCGTCGCGTACCTCGAGCCCGCCGCCCGCGTCCCAGCGGGTGCGCTCACCCTTTCCACCCTCCTCCTGCTGTGGCTCGGCGCCGTGCGCCGCCGTAGCGCGTCGATCCGCCCCCCCAGGATCTGACGCGGCGGCGGTGACCGGCGCCGAGCGTTTCACTCCTTCCCGACGAGCACGCGGGCGCGGTCGAACACCGCGGCGAGCATCGCCGCCGTGAGCTTGCCCGTCTGGGTGTTCTGTCGGCTCGGGTGGTACGACGCCACCACCATGAGGCTCCCGAGCATCGCTTCCGCGCCGTGTCCGAAGCGCGGCAACGGCCGCGGCAGCTCGCTCCCACGGGCGCGCTCCATGGCGAGCACGGTCGCGAAGGCGATCTGGCCGAGCGCGACGACCACCCGGACCCGCGTCAGGAGCGCGCGCTCCTCGAGGAGGAAGCCCCGGCAGCGGGCGAGCTCGTCGACGGTCGGACGGTTGTCCGGCGGCGCGCAGCGCGCAGCAGCCGTGACGTAGGCGTCGCGCAATCGCAAGCCGTCGTCGCGGCGCTCCGAGCGCGGGATGCTCGCAAAGCCCGCGCCGTGCATGGCGCGCATCAGCCAGAGGCCGCTGTCGTCGCCGGTGAACATGCGTCCCGTACGGTTGCCGCCATGTGCCGCGGGCGCGAGGCCGACGACGAGCAGGCGGGCGCGCGGATCGCCGAAGCCCGGGAGCGGCCGGCCCCAATAGACTTCGTCGCGGAACTGGCGGCGCTTGATCCGCGCGACCTCCTCGCGATACGCGACGAGCCGCGGACAGGCGCGGCAGCGGATGATCGCGTCGGCCAGCCGGCCGAGCGCGGCGCGGCGATCAGTCGCCGACGTAGCGAACCTGGTTGTCGCGGACCATCACCGCAGAGGGAATCTCCTCGTCGGCGAGGCCATGTTTGACGCTCAGGTGCTCGACGAACGCGGCGCGCGCGCGGAAGCTCTGCGCGTGCGGGGCACAGTAATACGGCGCCTTGTTGATGCTCACGACGCCGGGCACCGCGTGGTGCGCGCCCCCGAACGGGAACGTCACCCCCGTGTCGTACTCGAGCGGCACGTCGATGAAGAGATCGGCCCGCGGACCGCCGCGCCAGCCTCGCGGTCCGTCCGCATGGGCCGTCATCGCCCCGACCAGTATGCCGAGGAGCACCATCGCCCGCATCGCCGGCGAGTATGCCAGCCGCGCGCCGGACGCGGAACGTCGATTCGCCGCGCGCTCACCGGCTTCCGCCCCACGCCCCGAGTCGCGCCGCCGCCTGACGCGCGCGCTCCCACAGGAGCTCGACCGCCTGGTCGGGATTCCAGCGCCCTGCCATCTCGCCCGGCAACAGCATGTGCGTCGTCCGCGGCGCCTGCTGCAGGCTTTCGTCAAGGAAGGGATAGCGCTCCATCCAGCGCGGCACTTCGGAGTCCGAAAAGTACGCGAGCGACAGGGCGCCGGCACCACGTTGATCGACGCGTGCGTGCGCGAGCTCCGCGGCCTTGTAGCGACGGATGTCGCGCGCCGTCTCGTGATAGCCGACGGCCTCGGCGATCACGCCGCGCACGGCGGCGCCGCCTTCGCCATCGATCGAGAGCGCGGCGATCGCGTTGGTCGCCTCCGTGAGCCGCCGCTCGTACGCGGCGAGCGGCACCGCCAGGCGCGCCGCCTCATCGACGGTGCCCAGCAGCGCCGCCGCGGCGACGGCCTTGGCCGCGAGCTCCGCCGATGTTCCGTCGCGCGCCGGCAACGCCGCTTCCCGCAACGGCGTCGGCGTCGCGCGCGGGGTGGCCACGGGCGAAACCGCGGACGGCGGAACGCGCGCCCGTTCCGCTTCCGGCGTGCTCGCCGGCTCGGCGAGCACAACCGCCGGCTCGGGCGCGGCGAGCGCCGCCATGACGAGCTTTCCGTCGCGCTCCGCCGCGACGAGGACGAGAAGCCCCCTGGCGAGCGCCTCGGCGGCGGCCGCCTCGAGGTCCGCGCAGCCGGTGATGCGGCGGCCGTTCGCCTGCCTGACGACGTCGCCGACGCGCAGGCCGCTGCCGGGTGCGGGAGAACCCCCGACGACCACTCCGCCGCCGCCGTCCAGAAGAGGACGCTCCTCGACGGCAAGCGACACCGCGGCGGGGAGGTCGCACTCGCGCGCCGCCTGCGCCGGCGAGGCCAGCGTGAGCGTGAGCGCGACGGCGTTCCCGAGACGCGCGATGACCGCGACCATGCATCGGAACGGAACACCCGCCACTTTCCCCGCCGACTTCCCCTCCCTCGAGCATCGTCGAGCAGAGGCGGCTCCCCGCTCCGCTTCATTCGGCGCGCGTCCCGACCATGGCATGACGCGCGACCAAACCACAGCGCTCGCGCCATTGCCAGTCGGCTGCTACGTGTCCTGGATGATCGCTCGACACGGTGACGGCGCCGGCGCCGGGAGCGCGGCGACGCACGCGAGCGCGTCCGGCGTGCGCTGGAACCTCCGCGAACTCTATGAGGACCCCGCCGACCCCGCGCTCGAGCGCGACCTCGCGGCGGCCCGGGAGCGCGCGGCGGCGTTCGTCGCGACGTGGCGCGGACGCATCGCCGCCGCGTCCGCCTCCGACCTGCGCTGCGCGCTCGAGGAGTACGAGGCCCTCCAGGAGCTCGCGCAACGCCCCGGCTTCTACGCATCGCTGCTGGCGGCGGCCGACACCCAGGACACCGTCGCGCTGGCGCTCGAGCAGCGCACCACCGAGGCGCACGCCGATCTGCGGACGACCCTCGTCTTCTTCGAGCTGGAGCTGATCGCGCTCGACGACGCGCGCGCCGACGCCCTCGTCGTCGATCCAGCGCTCGCGGACTACGCGCACTTCCTCACGCAACTCCGGCGCTTCCGACCGCACGTCCTGAGCGAGCCCGAGGAGCGCATCCTGACCCGCAAGGACCTCGGCGGGCGCGCCGCCTTCGTGCAGCTCTACGACGAACTGACCGGAGCCTTTCGCTTCCGCATCCGCGACGAGGATCTCACCGAGGGCGAGGTCCTTGCCCGTCTCCACCATCCGGAGCGCACCGAGCGGCGGTCCGCGCTCGCCGCCTTGCTCGAGCCGTTCGCGGCCGCCAAGGTCCCGCTCACCGCGATCATGAACGCCATCCTCCTCGACCACCGCATCGACTGCGAGCTGCGGAGCCACGCGGACGTGACGCACCCCACCCATCTCGCCAACGAGATCGCGCCCGAGGTCGTGGCGACGATGATGGCCGCCGTGGAGCGGCACCGGCCCGTGATCCACCGCTACCTGCGCCGCAAGGCGATACTCCTCGGCCTCCCGCGCCTCGGCATCGCCGACGTGTACGCCCCGCTCGACGATGCGGGCCCGGCCATCCCGTGGGAACGCGGGCGGACCATCGTGCTCGAGGCGTTCGGACGTTTCGACGGCGGGATCGCCGCCATCGCCGACACGCTGC
This window contains:
- a CDS encoding DUF4124 domain-containing protein; this encodes MPTITRLATAWLLVLLIGPPARGEVYRWVDEHGVTHLDDTLGNVPETARGDAKVFQSRAAPAPASPSGPAQAAFANGIARDLGLVASDTQDAVSTLGLVGIYPSAGWHPAGPLTPTIVEEVARAARAAARARRLPQAEASVEASVLRIAAGLGVAGPPPSAAPEPAVAEPPTIVVAPNIVVEPPPQQTVVVHTVERERTPVLTHWGWDPGFGGGIPFAPIPSGPQGPIPDRITPLSNPAGHLRGPAVPPRPGPQPFRRPLTF
- a CDS encoding TIGR03617 family F420-dependent LLM class oxidoreductase encodes the protein MKLDTVFAPTSLADVPALARAADEIGFAGLWTAETSHDPYLPLALAAEHSERIELGTSIAVAFPRSPLVHAQIAWDLAAQSRGRFVLGLGTQVKGHNERRFGITWDAPGPRLREMILCIRAIWDCWQNGTKPRFEGKHYRFTLMTPFFSPGPITHPRVPIWIAGVNTYMLELAGELCEGLHVHPFHSIRYLRESLLPEVERGLARGGRKRSDIALATSAFVIAGDTDEEIARAKDAVRMQLAFYASTRAYARVLETHGWSATSARLNEKAAKGDWGGMASEITDEMLDVYAVTARWDEVAGRVRARYEGILDRVALYLPFRPGDDTERWRRIVRAFA
- a CDS encoding uracil-DNA glycosylase; translated protein: MADAIIRCRACPRLVAYREEVARIKRRQFRDEVYWGRPLPGFGDPRARLLVVGLAPAAHGGNRTGRMFTGDDSGLWLMRAMHGAGFASIPRSERRDDGLRLRDAYVTAAARCAPPDNRPTVDELARCRGFLLEERALLTRVRVVVALGQIAFATVLAMERARGSELPRPLPRFGHGAEAMLGSLMVVASYHPSRQNTQTGKLTAAMLAAVFDRARVLVGKE
- a CDS encoding M3 family oligoendopeptidase yields the protein MIARHGDGAGAGSAATHASASGVRWNLRELYEDPADPALERDLAAARERAAAFVATWRGRIAAASASDLRCALEEYEALQELAQRPGFYASLLAAADTQDTVALALEQRTTEAHADLRTTLVFFELELIALDDARADALVVDPALADYAHFLTQLRRFRPHVLSEPEERILTRKDLGGRAAFVQLYDELTGAFRFRIRDEDLTEGEVLARLHHPERTERRSALAALLEPFAAAKVPLTAIMNAILLDHRIDCELRSHADVTHPTHLANEIAPEVVATMMAAVERHRPVIHRYLRRKAILLGLPRLGIADVYAPLDDAGPAIPWERGRTIVLEAFGRFDGGIAAIADTLLASGHVDAEIRPRKRSGAFCAALGPSQAPYVLSTYTETGRDVATLAHELGHAVHYALACRQRLLHYEPPLVLAETASVFAEMLVTDHLLATTADPSIRRRLLVETLDEMYGTVFRQHALTRFEIAAHAARRSRRLDHDQICELWMAEQRALFADSVDLDPAYRTGWSYIPHFIHSRFYCYSYAFGELLTLALFQRYKEEGARFVPAYLELLAAGGSATPEALASRLGFDLRAAAFWDGGCAAIAAMVDEIERS